The following are encoded together in the Bradymonas sediminis genome:
- a CDS encoding RCC1 domain-containing protein: protein MSISTASRKLSLSCFCILFCFALACSDDTPQDGTSKTDTEGPEQRDAGDTQSDADTPDADSGEPDTNPNNNPQPPQMGTFKSVSLGSIQGCGIRKSDSRVACWGQTGFYGDSRDLREIAFDSLDAGDWHTCGIRSDDATVMCWGSNVLGGLLDVPEGVAFKSVSAGKTANCAIRSSDSHLVCWGNDSSNQISDAPTDTPFDAVSVGTAHACAIRSDDSTVTCWGKDSVPGVDEGLITRAPTDIAFKSVVAGNFVTCGIGLSDSQVVCWGDHENSNALNAKFAGTEIELLSIGKGVWSSDGAGGLIIKMGMICGQKSSDSSLICTDVEPAGPFYQPPTEFAFDSVSAGARSACGIRSSDSKLICWGDDWKAQATGNPSETEFTSLAAGRDFSCGIRRSDSTIFCWGNDRPRVVANHVQQPTIASIPTDTAFDAIAAGHYFLCGIRSRDSFLLCWGDDEFGQIYETPLGVQFDAIAAGDTHACAIRRDDAQVVCWGKDNEGQVSDAPTGVAVDYIAAGRESSCALRRDNGQVICWGDVDGFAPNHPDTWTDPPSAVAFRAVATGWQQACGIRESDGHLICWGSRFRAINNPAPFGIAFDSLAIGASSSFYCGIRSSDSHIVCWGGDNKGVIRDIPSDTAFDSISAEQDHICGIRSSDSTQVCWGEIVWNMR, encoded by the coding sequence ATGTCTATCTCAACAGCGTCGCGCAAATTATCTTTAAGTTGCTTCTGTATACTCTTTTGTTTCGCCCTCGCCTGCAGCGACGACACGCCTCAAGACGGCACCTCTAAAACCGACACCGAAGGCCCCGAGCAGCGCGACGCCGGAGATACCCAGTCCGACGCGGATACCCCGGACGCTGACTCGGGCGAGCCCGATACAAACCCAAATAATAACCCGCAGCCGCCTCAGATGGGGACCTTTAAATCGGTGTCGCTGGGAAGCATCCAAGGCTGTGGGATCCGAAAGAGTGATTCGCGTGTCGCCTGCTGGGGGCAGACCGGCTTTTATGGAGACTCGCGAGACCTTCGCGAAATCGCGTTTGACTCCCTGGACGCCGGCGACTGGCACACCTGCGGCATTCGCAGCGATGACGCGACGGTGATGTGTTGGGGGAGCAATGTGCTCGGTGGGCTTTTAGATGTGCCCGAAGGTGTCGCGTTTAAGTCCGTCTCGGCGGGTAAGACGGCGAACTGCGCGATTCGCAGCAGCGATTCGCATCTTGTCTGCTGGGGCAACGACAGCAGCAATCAGATCAGCGATGCGCCGACCGACACGCCCTTCGATGCAGTGTCGGTCGGAACGGCCCACGCCTGCGCGATTCGCAGCGATGACTCGACGGTGACTTGTTGGGGCAAAGATAGTGTCCCGGGCGTAGACGAGGGCCTCATAACCCGCGCCCCCACCGACATCGCGTTCAAATCCGTGGTCGCGGGTAATTTTGTCACCTGTGGCATTGGTTTGAGCGACTCCCAGGTCGTCTGCTGGGGAGATCACGAAAATAGCAACGCGTTAAACGCTAAATTCGCGGGCACCGAGATTGAATTACTATCCATCGGCAAAGGGGTTTGGAGCAGCGACGGGGCTGGTGGATTAATCATCAAGATGGGGATGATTTGTGGCCAAAAGAGCAGCGATTCCTCGCTAATCTGCACCGACGTCGAACCCGCGGGCCCCTTTTATCAACCCCCGACGGAGTTCGCCTTTGATTCGGTTTCGGCCGGCGCCAGGTCGGCTTGTGGCATCCGCAGCAGCGATTCCAAATTGATCTGTTGGGGCGATGACTGGAAGGCGCAAGCCACCGGCAACCCCTCCGAAACAGAATTCACATCGCTCGCCGCAGGCCGCGACTTCTCTTGCGGGATTCGCCGCAGTGACTCCACCATATTCTGCTGGGGGAACGATAGGCCGAGAGTCGTTGCAAATCACGTTCAGCAGCCGACTATCGCGAGTATCCCGACCGATACCGCGTTCGACGCCATCGCTGCAGGACACTATTTTTTATGCGGCATCCGCAGCCGCGACTCCTTTCTTTTGTGCTGGGGCGACGACGAATTCGGGCAAATTTATGAGACGCCGCTCGGCGTCCAATTCGACGCAATCGCCGCCGGTGACACCCACGCGTGTGCGATTCGGCGAGATGACGCCCAGGTGGTGTGCTGGGGTAAAGATAACGAGGGACAGGTCAGCGACGCGCCCACGGGTGTGGCGGTCGATTATATCGCGGCGGGCCGCGAGAGCAGCTGCGCCCTTCGCCGCGACAACGGCCAAGTGATCTGCTGGGGCGACGTCGACGGCTTCGCCCCCAATCACCCGGATACCTGGACCGACCCGCCCTCCGCGGTCGCGTTTCGCGCCGTCGCCACCGGCTGGCAGCAGGCCTGCGGGATCCGCGAGAGTGACGGGCACCTTATCTGCTGGGGGAGCCGCTTTCGCGCCATCAATAACCCGGCGCCGTTCGGCATCGCGTTTGACTCCCTGGCCATCGGCGCCTCGAGCTCCTTTTATTGCGGCATCCGCAGCAGCGACTCGCATATCGTCTGCTGGGGCGGCGACAACAAAGGCGTCATCCGCGACATCCCCAGCGACACCGCGTTCGATTCGATTTCGGCCGAGCAGGACCATATCTGCGGGATTCGCAGCAGCGATTCTACTCAGGTCTGCTGGGGCGAAATTGTGTGGAATATGCGCTGA
- a CDS encoding fibronectin type III domain-containing protein: MRGDLHPTILFPLVFLLLLSCSSSENRDDRNTDTTAPNDVKTDTEEDIQQDSEGIDQDINQAEDIDEEAPDPSLQNMRSEALEGMVNFSWDLPEDNTYTEIRITASPADVMWGEAERRIDPEATEYLFDKLVNDIHYTFEIQAFSDDEEVGEAIIRDAIPFSRPLLSVGVHQSLPIIDSVTKKRALGWGALVEQVGSAYSWSPDGTKLVTYLGARQRCALFDRATRKEIQLEPSDEFGSLCMPADYSWSPDSRQLAFTRLPEDNELPATSSLTYSVLDTQTGEIEPDWPDPAEISPIELIFTLDWSPDGKRLAIYPNYSNKPPRLMTINTNTKEFDLDWPEHPNSNPTHSVNYIQWSPDSKRLAIAHPSGFNNRTESGYLILNADTKEVETNWPAFTSPLPSTTVWSPDGELLILTFSTGMQVIDTTTQEVVPGWPTEWPRIKDVAWSHDSEILAISSAESPYLLIIDRDSKTIADGWAPLTEPVGKLSWSPQHDPPTAPTDVEVTRADSSATLSWTAPADAKILDYRVTIEPAAQVDGPADYLVFDPAATEHVIEGLDPEVEYSVSISAISVFGVGEAATSSSF; the protein is encoded by the coding sequence ATGCGCGGCGACCTCCACCCGACCATCCTATTTCCCTTAGTATTCCTCCTTCTCCTCAGCTGCTCCTCCTCAGAAAACCGTGACGATCGAAACACTGACACAACGGCTCCAAACGACGTCAAAACTGACACTGAAGAGGATATTCAGCAAGATTCGGAGGGCATAGACCAAGATATAAACCAAGCCGAAGACATCGACGAAGAAGCACCCGATCCAAGCCTGCAAAATATGCGATCCGAAGCCCTGGAGGGAATGGTTAATTTCTCCTGGGATCTGCCCGAAGACAACACATATACCGAAATTCGTATCACCGCCTCACCGGCAGATGTGATGTGGGGCGAGGCGGAGCGCCGTATCGACCCAGAAGCGACTGAATACCTTTTTGATAAGCTCGTGAACGACATCCACTATACCTTCGAGATTCAGGCCTTTTCTGACGATGAAGAAGTAGGGGAGGCCATTATCCGCGACGCAATCCCCTTTTCCCGCCCACTGCTCTCTGTAGGAGTGCATCAATCGCTTCCTATTATCGACAGCGTGACCAAAAAACGGGCTCTCGGGTGGGGGGCGCTCGTTGAACAGGTTGGATCTGCTTATAGCTGGTCGCCGGATGGCACAAAGTTAGTAACCTATTTGGGAGCTAGGCAACGATGTGCCCTCTTTGACCGCGCTACACGTAAAGAAATTCAACTCGAGCCCTCAGACGAGTTTGGTAGTTTATGCATGCCTGCTGATTACAGTTGGTCACCCGACAGTCGCCAGCTCGCCTTTACTCGATTACCTGAGGACAATGAACTCCCAGCCACCTCAAGTTTAACTTATTCCGTACTTGATACGCAGACTGGGGAAATAGAGCCGGATTGGCCCGACCCTGCTGAAATTTCTCCTATTGAGCTGATATTTACACTAGACTGGTCACCAGACGGCAAGCGACTTGCAATATATCCAAACTATAGCAACAAACCTCCGCGCTTAATGACAATCAACACAAACACAAAAGAGTTTGATCTCGATTGGCCTGAACACCCTAACTCGAACCCAACTCATTCCGTTAATTATATACAATGGTCGCCCGATTCAAAAAGACTCGCAATTGCACATCCATCAGGCTTTAATAATAGAACAGAATCGGGCTATCTCATCCTCAACGCGGATACTAAAGAGGTCGAAACGAATTGGCCAGCATTCACGAGTCCTTTACCAAGCACTACTGTCTGGTCGCCAGATGGAGAGCTCTTGATATTAACCTTTAGCACCGGCATGCAGGTCATCGACACAACTACTCAAGAAGTTGTGCCTGGCTGGCCAACAGAATGGCCTAGAATTAAGGACGTGGCCTGGTCGCATGACAGCGAAATATTGGCCATAAGCTCTGCCGAGAGCCCCTATCTTTTGATTATCGACCGCGATTCAAAGACAATCGCCGACGGTTGGGCACCGCTCACCGAGCCGGTCGGAAAACTCTCCTGGTCGCCACAACACGATCCACCCACCGCGCCGACCGACGTTGAGGTCACCCGCGCCGATAGTAGCGCCACGCTTTCGTGGACTGCGCCCGCTGACGCGAAGATCCTCGATTACCGCGTCACCATTGAACCAGCAGCGCAGGTCGACGGCCCTGCCGATTACCTCGTCTTCGACCCGGCGGCCACCGAACACGTCATCGAGGGGCTCGACCCCGAAGTTGAGTATTCCGTTTCAATCAGCGCGATTTCGGTCTTCGGTGTGGGCGAGGCGGCGACGTCTTCGTCGTTTTGA
- a CDS encoding RCC1 domain-containing protein — protein MFISTASRKILLNGSCVLLCFALACSDDTPQDNTSKTDTEGPEQRDAGDAQSDADTPDVDPNNPDTNVNNNPQPPQMGTFKSVSLGSIQGCGIRKSDSRVACWGQTGFYGDSRDLREIAFDSLDAGDWHTCGIRSDDATVMCWGSNVLGGLLDVPEGVAFKSVSAGKTASCAIRSSDSHLVCWGNDSSNQISDAPTDTPFDAVSVGTAHACAIRSDDSTVICWGKDSVPGVDEGLITRAPTDIAFKSVVAGNFVTCGIGLSDSQVVCWGDHENSNALNAKFAGTEIESISIGKVFLATMNEREGSIIKMGMICGQKSSDSSLICTDVEPAGPFYEPPTEFAFDSVSAGARSACGIRSSDSKLICWGDDWKAQATGNPSETEFTSLAAGRDFSCGIRRSDSTIFCWGDDKQLIRGREQPAIITNIPSDTAFDAIAAGHYFLCGIRSRDSFLLCWGSDEFEQVYQTPLGVQFDAIAAGDTHACAIRRDDAQVVCWGKDNEGQVSDAPTGVAVDYIAAGRESSCALRRDNGQVICWGDVDGFAPNHPDTWTEPPSTVAFRAVATGWQQACGIRESDGHLICWGSRFRAINNPAPFGIAFDSLAIGASSSFYCGIRSSDSHIVCWGGDNKGVIRDIPSDTAFDSISAEQDHICGIRSSDSTQVCWGEIVWNMR, from the coding sequence ATGTTTATCTCAACAGCGTCGCGCAAAATACTATTAAATGGCTCCTGTGTACTCTTATGTTTCGCCCTCGCCTGTAGCGACGACACGCCTCAAGACAACACCTCCAAGACCGACACCGAAGGCCCCGAGCAGCGCGACGCCGGAGACGCGCAATCCGACGCGGATACCCCGGACGTGGACCCCAATAATCCCGACACAAACGTGAATAATAACCCGCAGCCGCCTCAGATGGGGACCTTCAAATCGGTGTCGCTGGGAAGCATCCAAGGCTGTGGGATCCGAAAGAGTGATTCGCGTGTCGCCTGCTGGGGGCAGACCGGCTTTTATGGAGACTCGCGAGACCTTCGCGAAATCGCGTTTGACTCCCTGGACGCCGGCGACTGGCACACCTGCGGCATTCGCAGCGATGACGCGACGGTGATGTGTTGGGGGAGCAATGTGCTCGGTGGGCTTTTAGATGTGCCCGAAGGTGTCGCGTTTAAGTCCGTCTCGGCGGGTAAGACGGCGAGCTGCGCGATTCGCAGCAGCGATTCGCATCTTGTCTGCTGGGGCAACGACAGCAGCAATCAGATCAGCGATGCGCCCACCGACACGCCCTTCGACGCAGTGTCGGTCGGAACGGCCCACGCCTGCGCGATTCGCAGCGATGACTCGACGGTAATTTGTTGGGGCAAAGATAGTGTCCCGGGCGTAGACGAGGGCCTCATAACCCGCGCCCCCACCGACATCGCGTTCAAATCGGTGGTCGCGGGTAATTTTGTCACCTGTGGCATTGGTTTGAGCGACTCCCAGGTCGTCTGCTGGGGAGATCACGAAAATAGCAACGCGTTAAATGCTAAATTCGCGGGCACCGAGATTGAATCGATTTCCATCGGCAAAGTGTTTCTGGCCACGATGAATGAACGTGAAGGCTCGATCATTAAGATGGGGATGATTTGTGGCCAAAAGAGCAGCGATTCCTCGCTTATCTGCACCGACGTCGAACCCGCGGGCCCCTTTTATGAACCCCCGACGGAGTTCGCCTTTGATTCGGTTTCGGCCGGTGCCAGGTCGGCTTGTGGCATCCGCAGCAGTGACTCCAAATTGATCTGCTGGGGCGATGATTGGAAGGCGCAAGCCACCGGCAACCCCTCTGAAACAGAATTCACATCGCTCGCCGCAGGCCGCGACTTCTCTTGCGGGATTCGCCGCAGTGATTCCACCATATTCTGTTGGGGGGACGATAAGCAATTGATTCGCGGGCGCGAGCAGCCGGCGATTATTACAAATATCCCCAGCGACACCGCGTTTGATGCCATCGCCGCAGGCCACTATTTTTTATGCGGCATCCGCAGCCGCGACTCCTTTCTTTTGTGCTGGGGCTCGGACGAATTCGAGCAGGTCTACCAGACGCCGCTCGGCGTCCAATTCGACGCAATCGCCGCCGGTGACACCCACGCGTGTGCGATTCGGCGAGATGACGCCCAGGTGGTGTGCTGGGGTAAAGATAACGAGGGGCAGGTCAGCGACGCGCCCACGGGTGTGGCGGTCGATTATATCGCGGCGGGCCGCGAGAGCAGCTGCGCCCTTCGCCGCGACAACGGCCAAGTGATCTGCTGGGGCGACGTCGACGGCTTCGCCCCCAATCACCCGGATACCTGGACCGAGCCGCCCTCCACGGTCGCGTTTCGCGCCGTCGCCACCGGCTGGCAGCAGGCCTGCGGGATCCGCGAGAGTGACGGGCACCTTATCTGCTGGGGGAGCCGCTTTCGCGCCATCAATAACCCGGCGCCGTTCGGCATCGCGTTTGACTCTCTGGCCATCGGCGCCTCGAGCTCCTTTTATTGCGGCATCCGCAGCAGCGACTCACATATTGTCTGCTGGGGCGGCGACAACAAAGGCGTCATCCGCGACATCCCCAGCGACACCGCGTTCGATTCGATTTCAGCCGAGCAGGACCATATCTGCGGGATTCGCAGCAGCGATTCTACTCAGGTTTGCTGGGGCGAAATTGTGTGGAATATGCGCTGA
- a CDS encoding fibronectin type III domain-containing protein: MRPNLHPIILYLFVFLLLVGCSASENRDGRNTDTTAPNDVKTDTEEDIRDDPEDIGQDINEVEDIDEEGPEPSLQNVRSEALEGMVNFSWDLPEDNTYTEIRITASPADLMWGEAERGIDPDTTEYLFDKLVNDVDYTFEIQAFSEGEEVGETIIFEATPYSRPLLSVSGAAVIDSVTKQPAFGWKSLIEQVGGPASWSPDGTTLLTYLGASQRCALFDRATREEIQLEPSAEFGNLCLPFDYSWSPDSHHLAFTRRQTESGNASNVIFFSVLDTQTGEIEPGWPDPSEIHSIRTLLSLDWSPDGKRLVISPSYSDGSSNVMIINTETKEFEPDWPDLTTPSPSFSIDDMQWSPDSKRLALAHPSGFYNATEAGYLIVNAETKEVETDWPEIVATNPDSLAWSPDGGLLILAYGYSRNTGMQVINTATRENEPGWPTEWPRIQDVAWSHDSEILAISSTESPYLLIIDRDSKTIADGWAPLTEPVGKLSWSPQHDPPTAPTDVEVTRTNSSATLSWTAPADAKILDYRVTIEPAAQVDGPADYLVFDPAATEHVIEGLDPAVEYSVSISAISVFGVGEAATSSSF; encoded by the coding sequence ATGCGCCCGAACCTCCACCCAATTATTTTATATTTATTCGTCTTCCTGCTTCTTGTCGGCTGCTCGGCCTCAGAAAACCGTGACGGTCGAAACACTGACACAACGGCTCCGAACGACGTCAAAACCGACACCGAAGAGGATATTCGGGACGATCCGGAGGACATAGGCCAAGACATAAACGAAGTCGAAGATATAGACGAAGAAGGACCGGAGCCAAGCCTACAAAATGTGCGATCCGAAGCCCTGGAGGGGATGGTTAATTTCTCCTGGGATCTGCCTGAAGACAATACCTATACAGAGATTCGCATCACCGCCTCTCCTGCAGATCTGATGTGGGGCGAGGCGGAGCGCGGAATCGACCCAGACACGACCGAGTACCTCTTTGATAAGCTCGTAAATGACGTCGATTATACTTTTGAAATTCAGGCATTTTCTGAGGGCGAAGAAGTCGGTGAGACCATCATCTTCGAGGCAACCCCCTACTCGCGCCCTTTGCTGTCCGTGTCGGGAGCCGCTGTTATCGACAGCGTGACCAAACAACCCGCTTTCGGATGGAAATCACTCATTGAGCAGGTTGGAGGGCCCGCAAGCTGGTCCCCAGATGGCACAACTTTATTGACCTATCTGGGCGCTAGCCAACGATGTGCCCTCTTCGATCGCGCGACACGAGAGGAGATCCAACTCGAACCCTCAGCTGAGTTTGGTAATTTATGCCTACCTTTTGATTATAGTTGGTCCCCCGACAGCCACCATCTCGCCTTTACTCGAAGACAAACAGAAAGTGGAAATGCATCTAACGTTATATTTTTTTCTGTACTTGATACACAGACCGGAGAAATAGAGCCTGGTTGGCCCGATCCTTCTGAAATACATTCTATTCGTACCTTACTCAGTCTAGACTGGTCTCCCGATGGCAAACGACTCGTCATATCTCCAAGTTATAGTGATGGTTCTTCAAACGTAATGATAATCAACACGGAAACCAAAGAGTTTGAACCCGATTGGCCCGATCTCACTACTCCGAGCCCAAGTTTTTCCATTGATGATATGCAATGGTCGCCCGATTCAAAACGACTCGCGCTCGCTCATCCATCGGGCTTTTATAATGCAACAGAAGCGGGTTATCTTATTGTCAACGCAGAGACCAAAGAGGTCGAAACCGACTGGCCAGAAATTGTTGCAACTAACCCTGATAGTCTGGCTTGGTCACCAGATGGAGGACTGCTGATATTAGCGTATGGGTATTCACGAAACACCGGCATGCAGGTCATTAATACCGCCACGCGAGAAAATGAGCCTGGCTGGCCAACAGAATGGCCCAGAATTCAGGACGTGGCCTGGTCACATGACAGCGAAATATTGGCCATAAGCTCCACCGAGAGCCCCTACCTGTTGATCATCGACCGCGATTCAAAGACAATCGCCGACGGTTGGGCACCGCTCACCGAGCCGGTCGGAAAACTCTCCTGGTCGCCACAACACGATCCACCCACCGCGCCGACCGACGTTGAGGTCACCCGCACCAATAGTAGCGCCACGCTTTCGTGGACTGCGCCCGCTGACGCGAAGATCCTCGATTACCGCGTCACCATTGAACCAGCAGCGCAGGTCGACGGCCCTGCCGATTACCTCGTCTTCGACCCAGCGGCCACCGAACACGTCATCGAGGGGCTCGACCCCGCCGTTGAGTATAGCGTTTCTATCAGCGCGATTTCGGTTTTTGGTGTGGGCGAGGCGGCGACGTCTTCGTCGTTTTGA
- a CDS encoding NAD(P)/FAD-dependent oxidoreductase, translated as MSEPTPNPPAPARVDRRAIANCVIVGAGAAGISAAQWLRSLDVTFRWFEAKEDAGEPKLGGMLWRVHNTIKNYPGATYSNGADLVASFQSGLDDCDGLRPEVGEITGISRASDAHWTIEFASRTPVQTHTVILATGTRYRRLGVPGEDEGLGRHVSQSASVDAKRFAGQSVAIVGGGDAAFENALILAPYAQSITMLLRSHEIRAREAFQERVKKHPHIQRFSYPAEVTRIEALDAGCRLHLDTPGPQKTLEVAGLFVRIGVEAVLPQVELMTRRGFVCVDAAQATNLDGIFAAGDITDRPLRSVASAVGDAAAAARGVATWLEAHTR; from the coding sequence ATGAGCGAACCGACCCCGAATCCCCCGGCGCCCGCCCGCGTCGACCGACGCGCCATCGCGAATTGCGTCATCGTCGGCGCGGGCGCGGCCGGCATCAGCGCCGCCCAGTGGTTGCGATCGCTGGACGTCACCTTTCGGTGGTTCGAAGCCAAAGAAGACGCGGGCGAGCCCAAGCTCGGCGGCATGTTATGGCGCGTACATAATACGATTAAAAATTACCCGGGCGCGACCTATTCCAACGGCGCCGACCTGGTCGCGTCCTTCCAAAGTGGACTCGACGACTGCGACGGGCTTCGCCCCGAAGTCGGCGAAATCACTGGGATTTCTCGCGCCAGCGACGCGCATTGGACGATCGAGTTCGCGTCGCGAACCCCCGTGCAAACCCACACCGTCATCCTCGCCACGGGCACCCGCTACCGACGCCTGGGCGTGCCGGGCGAAGACGAAGGCCTGGGCCGCCACGTGAGCCAATCGGCCAGCGTCGACGCCAAACGCTTCGCCGGCCAATCCGTCGCCATCGTCGGCGGCGGCGACGCCGCCTTCGAGAACGCCCTCATCCTCGCCCCCTACGCCCAGTCCATCACGATGCTGCTGCGAAGCCACGAGATTCGCGCGCGCGAAGCCTTCCAGGAACGCGTCAAAAAACACCCCCATATTCAGCGCTTCTCCTACCCCGCCGAGGTCACCCGCATCGAAGCCCTCGACGCCGGTTGCCGCCTGCATCTGGACACCCCCGGCCCCCAGAAGACCCTCGAGGTCGCCGGGCTCTTCGTGCGAATCGGCGTCGAGGCGGTGCTCCCCCAGGTCGAGTTGATGACCCGGCGCGGCTTTGTCTGCGTCGACGCCGCCCAGGCCACCAACCTCGACGGCATCTTCGCCGCCGGCGATATCACGGACCGACCGCTACGCTCGGTCGCCTCTGCGGTCGGTGACGCCGCCGCCGCCGCGCGGGGCGTGGCGACGTGGCTGGAAGCACACACGCGTTAA
- the folE gene encoding GTP cyclohydrolase I produces the protein MNKEAIDHARALLESLGLDETVDPELRGAPKRFSQLLYDLFSGVRESPPVLSTFPVEAIPVDPNEQAPNDSARSGNNRLDPIVLLNLPFRSMCVHHLVPMFGTIDVAYIPDDRIIGFGSVGRTIDYVVGRPQIQERIVVQVAEILQRSLEPEGLLVRCRARQMCMEMRGSQKEGVLVSSASRGSLRDGELRAEMMRQFVASDQPL, from the coding sequence ATGAATAAAGAAGCCATTGACCACGCCCGCGCGCTGCTCGAATCATTGGGGCTCGACGAGACCGTCGACCCGGAGCTGCGCGGCGCGCCGAAGCGATTCAGCCAACTGCTCTATGACCTTTTCTCGGGCGTGCGCGAATCCCCGCCGGTGCTCAGCACCTTTCCGGTCGAGGCCATCCCGGTCGACCCCAACGAGCAGGCGCCCAATGACTCGGCGCGCAGCGGCAATAACCGCCTGGACCCGATTGTCCTGCTGAACCTGCCGTTTCGCAGCATGTGCGTGCACCACCTGGTGCCGATGTTCGGCACGATTGACGTGGCCTATATCCCCGATGACCGCATCATCGGATTTGGCAGCGTCGGGCGCACCATCGACTATGTGGTGGGCCGCCCGCAGATCCAGGAGCGCATCGTCGTTCAGGTCGCCGAGATTCTCCAGCGAAGCCTGGAGCCCGAAGGCCTACTGGTTCGCTGCCGGGCGCGCCAGATGTGCATGGAGATGCGCGGCTCCCAGAAGGAAGGCGTGCTCGTGTCGTCGGCCTCGCGCGGCAGTCTTCGTGACGGGGAGCTGCGCGCCGAGATGATGCGCCAATTTGTCGCCTCCGACCAACCGCTTTGA
- the ruvB gene encoding Holliday junction branch migration DNA helicase RuvB, whose product MSKESKIAKTSAIEPSQIESSAIEPSTIESSPIAVSQEARNPSLEREAAPDDEALDRALRPHTFGDFVGQRAIKENLGVMVESARMRKATLDHILLSGPPGLGKTTLAHILAREMGATIHVTSGPALEQKKDLAGILSALDHGDMLFIDEVHRLNPVIEENLYPAMEDQYFDVVVGSGPQARSMKLSLPPFTLVGATTRAGLVSSPLRSRFGQISRLEYYNADQLRSVIQRSAALLKIELSDDGAAEIARRSRGTPRIANRLLRRVRDYAIVVGDGHIDAALANYALKKVGVDSVGFDSLDRMYLSALCEKFGGGPAGLSTLAAAIDEERDTIETVIEPYLLQQGYIQRTPQGRVATQTAFRHLELPIPHND is encoded by the coding sequence ATGTCGAAGGAATCAAAAATCGCAAAGACAAGCGCCATCGAGCCCAGCCAGATCGAATCCTCGGCGATTGAGCCGAGCACGATTGAGTCGAGCCCAATCGCCGTCTCCCAGGAGGCGCGAAACCCCTCGCTTGAGCGCGAGGCCGCGCCCGATGACGAGGCGTTGGACCGCGCGCTGCGCCCGCATACATTCGGCGATTTCGTCGGGCAGCGCGCGATCAAAGAGAACCTTGGCGTGATGGTCGAGTCGGCCCGCATGCGCAAGGCGACGCTCGACCATATTCTATTATCCGGGCCGCCCGGCCTCGGAAAGACCACGCTCGCCCATATCCTGGCGCGCGAGATGGGCGCGACCATCCACGTCACCAGCGGCCCGGCGCTCGAGCAAAAAAAGGACCTCGCCGGCATCTTAAGCGCGCTCGACCACGGTGATATGCTCTTTATCGACGAGGTGCACCGGCTCAACCCGGTCATCGAGGAGAACCTCTATCCGGCGATGGAGGACCAATATTTCGACGTGGTGGTCGGCAGCGGCCCCCAGGCGCGCAGCATGAAGTTGTCTTTGCCGCCCTTCACCCTGGTCGGGGCGACCACGCGCGCCGGGCTGGTCTCCTCGCCGCTGCGAAGCCGCTTCGGCCAGATCTCGCGCCTCGAATATTATAACGCCGACCAACTGCGCAGCGTCATTCAGCGCTCGGCCGCCCTGCTTAAGATCGAGCTGAGCGACGACGGCGCCGCCGAAATCGCGCGCCGAAGCCGCGGCACCCCGCGCATCGCCAACCGCCTGCTTCGCCGCGTGCGCGACTACGCCATCGTGGTGGGCGACGGGCATATCGACGCCGCGCTTGCCAATTATGCGCTCAAAAAAGTCGGCGTTGACTCGGTGGGCTTCGACAGCCTGGACCGCATGTATTTGAGCGCGCTCTGCGAGAAATTCGGCGGCGGCCCCGCCGGCCTGAGCACCCTGGCCGCGGCCATCGACGAGGAGCGCGACACCATCGAGACGGTCATCGAGCCGTATCTGCTCCAACAGGGCTATATCCAGCGCACGCCCCAGGGGCGAGTCGCGACGCAGACCGCTTTTAGGCATCTTGAACTTCCGATTCCCCATAACGATTGA
- the ruvA gene encoding Holliday junction branch migration protein RuvA: MIASLKGHIQILTMNSLIVDVNGVGYHVHVPLGTAGRIEPEADGRASFHIHTNVREDAITLFGFATFEEKRLFMRLTSVSGIGPKMGLAVLSGLTPSDFIRAVRNSDVKALTQISGVGKKTAQRIILELKSAVDDFEFAELAPADPSVGGDMADDLRSALGNLGYRENDVEQTLENMKGSIENAADLEPLLREALKMLR, translated from the coding sequence ATGATTGCCAGCCTCAAAGGTCATATTCAAATCCTCACGATGAATTCGCTTATCGTGGACGTCAACGGCGTCGGATACCATGTGCATGTGCCGCTGGGCACCGCCGGGCGCATTGAGCCCGAGGCCGACGGCCGGGCGAGTTTTCATATCCACACCAACGTGCGCGAAGACGCGATTACGCTGTTTGGGTTCGCGACCTTTGAGGAGAAGCGCCTGTTTATGCGGCTGACCTCGGTGTCGGGTATCGGGCCGAAGATGGGGCTGGCGGTTCTGTCGGGGCTGACCCCGTCGGATTTTATCCGCGCGGTGCGAAATAGCGACGTTAAGGCGCTCACCCAGATAAGCGGCGTGGGCAAAAAGACAGCCCAGCGCATTATCCTGGAGCTCAAGAGCGCGGTCGATGACTTCGAGTTCGCCGAGCTCGCCCCGGCCGACCCGAGCGTGGGCGGCGATATGGCTGACGACCTACGCTCCGCGCTGGGCAATCTGGGCTACCGCGAAAATGACGTCGAACAGACCCTTGAGAATATGAAAGGAAGCATCGAGAATGCAGCCGACCTCGAGCCGCTGCTTCGCGAAGCTCTGAAGATGCTGCGCTGA